Within the Candidatus Effluviviaceae Genus I sp. genome, the region CGCCCCCGCCTCCATGAGACCCGTGCCGAGAACCGGCTAGCCCCGCACACGCCTGCGCAGGACCGCGCCGGCGCCCAGGAGACCCGTTCCGAGCAGCAGCAGCGTCGAGGGCTCTGGGACCGGCGGCGTCACGCCGTCGCTCACGCGGACGTCGTCGATGTACCACCCTTCGTAGTCGTTGAACTCCCCGTCAACGCTGTGGAACAGGAAGCCGATCCTCACGGCTGGGAGCCCTGCCAGAGTGGAGAGATCTGCCATGAGGTGGTTCCACTGCCCCTGCGGGAAGGTCTGGATGTCGGGCGGAACGATGCCCCATGCGAAGCCCGGCACCTTGACCATGAAGAACGCCACGTCGTACTCCAGCGGCGCGTTCTCCGTCTCCAGCCAGGACCAGAAGTCCACGTACACGTTGCTCGCCGTCGACAGGTTGATCCACGGCGACGCCAGCATGCCCCAGCTTGTGCCCACATCGTAGTTGTAGTTCGGCGAGCCCGTGTTGTATGCGGCGCTGCGGCTGCCGGTGTGCGAGCGGTGGGTTTCCTTGTGCCAGAGCGAGTGCCACTGCCCGTTCACCTGGCCGATCCTCTGCCACCCCGG harbors:
- a CDS encoding PEP-CTERM sorting domain-containing protein, with protein sequence MLASPWINLSTASNVYVDFWSWLETENAPLEYDVAFFMVKVPGFAWGIVPPDIQTFPQGQWNHLMADLSTLAGLPAVRIGFLFHSVDGEFNDYEGWYIDDVRVSDGVTPPVPEPSTLLLLGTGLLGAGAVLRRRVRG